A DNA window from Leptospira langatensis contains the following coding sequences:
- a CDS encoding DMT family transporter produces the protein MSSIPGENRPSSKFSEETLGYIYALAGTVLFSSKGVLVKLVYKFGIDSVTTLALRMSFAIPFFAYVLYQENRKKTSSPISKKDYAVVVFLAFMGYYLASFFDFWGLEYLSASIERLVLFTYPALVLILSFVFLKKKIHKIEIYSVALTYSGILLAFLPDTESQGRSVWIGGTLVFLSALAYAIYLIGSGQMIPKLGSKKFTALLMIWSGVFVLIHFFLKKDVQILFQQTWQVYIYGFALGFLTTVLPAFLTTAGIQRIGSNKASIAGSVGPVFTLFLASATLGESITWENLAGTAIVLSGVFLLGRKKQNIGS, from the coding sequence ATGAGTTCCATTCCCGGAGAGAACAGACCTTCTTCTAAGTTTAGCGAAGAAACTCTGGGTTATATTTACGCGCTCGCGGGGACAGTCTTATTTTCCTCTAAGGGAGTGCTCGTAAAACTAGTTTATAAATTTGGAATAGACTCGGTAACTACTCTCGCTTTGAGAATGTCCTTTGCCATTCCCTTCTTTGCATACGTTCTCTACCAGGAAAACCGCAAGAAGACCTCCTCTCCTATTTCCAAGAAGGATTATGCAGTCGTCGTATTCTTGGCGTTCATGGGATATTATTTGGCGAGCTTTTTCGATTTCTGGGGTTTGGAATATCTATCTGCGTCCATCGAAAGATTGGTACTATTCACCTATCCTGCGTTAGTCCTCATTCTAAGCTTCGTATTCCTCAAGAAGAAGATCCATAAGATAGAGATCTATTCCGTAGCTCTGACCTATTCCGGGATCCTACTCGCATTCTTGCCGGATACGGAATCCCAAGGAAGATCGGTTTGGATCGGAGGGACCCTGGTCTTTCTATCTGCTTTAGCCTATGCCATCTATCTGATCGGAAGCGGACAGATGATCCCGAAACTCGGCTCCAAAAAATTCACCGCTCTTCTCATGATCTGGTCCGGAGTATTCGTGCTCATTCATTTTTTCTTAAAGAAGGATGTACAGATATTATTCCAACAAACCTGGCAAGTGTACATCTACGGATTTGCACTCGGGTTCTTGACTACTGTGCTTCCCGCTTTCTTAACCACCGCAGGGATACAAAGGATCGGATCGAACAAAGCGTCTATCGCAGGAAGTGTGGGCCCGGTATTCACATTATTCTTGGCATCCGCCACATTAGGCGAATCGATTACTTGGGAAAATCTGGCAGGAACTGCAATCGTTCTTTCCGGGGTATTCCTACTCGGTAGAAAGAAACAGAATATCGGATCATAG
- a CDS encoding LIC_13076 family protein gives MLPNSPKQKVSSLFLFITFFLFTFIQCTLDKRVDFSEQDKLGLESGSKPCSELTPYTRWFAFYGLVKLSKDPQFDPKPGVVYFSENKVNWWQGGLTLLTGFFSSIVFHRVHVSECDLGTRFVHRDDYEKFFEDEREKARQELFAKTEKELEEGLRKYLEKTSPAEHAGKDYSTIILRTGKILEARVVGQDIDSLKLEIDDSNGHKQESNLSKKEVYKVIFATKVIRVKDTSKDKDK, from the coding sequence ATGTTACCAAACAGTCCCAAGCAAAAAGTTTCTTCTCTCTTCTTATTTATAACTTTTTTCTTATTCACTTTCATTCAATGTACTCTTGATAAACGGGTCGATTTTTCGGAACAAGACAAACTTGGATTGGAGTCCGGTAGCAAACCCTGCTCAGAATTAACGCCATATACTAGATGGTTTGCGTTTTACGGGTTGGTGAAACTTTCCAAAGATCCTCAGTTTGATCCAAAACCAGGCGTCGTTTACTTTTCTGAAAATAAGGTAAATTGGTGGCAGGGCGGATTGACCTTGCTCACCGGCTTCTTCTCCTCTATCGTATTTCACAGAGTGCATGTTTCAGAATGCGATCTAGGTACTCGCTTCGTGCATAGGGACGATTACGAAAAATTCTTCGAAGATGAAAGAGAGAAGGCACGCCAAGAACTATTCGCTAAGACTGAAAAGGAATTGGAAGAAGGTCTTCGCAAGTATCTGGAAAAGACGAGCCCAGCAGAGCATGCAGGTAAGGATTACAGCACTATTATTCTGAGAACCGGTAAGATCCTGGAAGCGAGAGTTGTAGGCCAGGACATAGATTCCTTGAAGTTAGAGATAGATGATTCTAATGGTCATAAGCAGGAATCAAACCTTTCTAAGAAAGAAGTCTATAAAGTGATCTTTGCAACGAAGGTAATCCGCGTTAAGGATACCTCGAAAGATAAGGATAAATGA
- a CDS encoding class I SAM-dependent methyltransferase, protein MPLIPCNTCSNIDFKPMFTKASPKGEVFSIVECKQCGLVQVNPQPSLEEVSKYYEDSYFTQRTDRGYDNYYSEETKKEIARVFGLNLQDLGFFKWERMMSGERSALDVGCAAGYFLDYLRGRGWKTKGLDIASGPVRFAKETLGLDVEQKDFLTWDLEGKEKFDLITLWASIEHLHQPKETLQKILMHLKPGGRMILSTCRYGVLAKYLGPKWRYLNVPEHLYYYSLPGIISLGNELGYIPLAHISYGSGLTAKKGAGLFYKTAKKFADWSVKKFDQGDMMAVCFGVSK, encoded by the coding sequence ATGCCACTTATACCTTGCAATACATGTTCTAATATCGATTTTAAACCCATGTTCACTAAGGCAAGTCCCAAGGGAGAAGTCTTCTCCATCGTAGAATGCAAACAGTGCGGACTCGTCCAGGTAAATCCACAGCCCTCTTTAGAAGAGGTCTCCAAATATTACGAAGACTCTTATTTCACCCAAAGGACCGATAGAGGATACGACAATTATTACTCGGAAGAAACGAAGAAGGAGATCGCAAGAGTATTCGGTTTAAACCTGCAGGACTTAGGCTTCTTTAAGTGGGAAAGAATGATGAGCGGAGAAAGATCCGCCTTGGACGTAGGATGTGCCGCCGGATATTTCCTGGACTATCTTAGGGGCAGAGGATGGAAGACCAAAGGATTAGACATAGCGAGTGGCCCGGTCCGATTTGCAAAGGAGACTCTGGGCTTGGATGTGGAACAAAAAGATTTTTTAACCTGGGACCTTGAGGGAAAAGAGAAATTCGATCTGATCACATTATGGGCAAGTATAGAGCATTTGCACCAGCCCAAGGAAACACTTCAGAAAATCTTAATGCATCTCAAACCGGGAGGAAGAATGATCCTCTCCACTTGCAGATACGGAGTCCTAGCAAAATACCTAGGACCTAAATGGAGATACTTGAACGTTCCGGAGCATCTTTACTATTATAGTCTACCGGGGATCATTTCCTTAGGGAACGAATTGGGTTATATTCCGCTGGCTCATATCTCGTATGGAAGCGGACTCACTGCGAAGAAAGGAGCCGGCCTATTTTACAAGACCGCAAAGAAGTTCGCGGACTGGTCGGTAAAGAAATTCGACCAAGGCGATATGATGGCGGTCTGTTTCGGGGTGAGTAAGTAG
- a CDS encoding SpoIIE family protein phosphatase, translating into MARAQVGMELDFKSRFDEIDRVDGYFRRAPEGIWCFELDSPLDTSLSLEEQCRRLYETARLTHCNDTMARLYGFHTAGELKGLLLKEIISPTNRLNILGIEEFIRSGYKTHDAESEEIDKRGKSRFFLSTALGVVENGFLLRAWGVQRDVTSIRAAESRLKRTIALESLLTKLSRNFLSVEPGNTNEAVNYSLQELGKFCGADRAFVFLYTHAGLTISNTNEWCAPDVEPRMHLLQNLPIETFPKTDYDTIRNKGHLIYESLENIPDTHVTLRNLLERRGTRSLLVVGLSSGEEEFGFVGFDSVKNKKLWTEEDIYILRLVGDLIVLAFDRKKREADLNDFYERMNHDLELARLTQRSLVSREFPSSPFYKIDSYFRPFEKVGGDIITYIQHETGVIDILFGDVSGHGISSAMVSGMAVLSFRHHARTGLSPAEGIQQFVRDLKPMVVEHHIAAVWARFFPLEKKMVYSYAGHPPIVLFRGEERLELKGMNLPLLIFDSIEYFNESIKLEKGDRLVFYSDGMYEVFNSEGRILDLPGFQDILAQHKELNSLEEYLDQVVSDVFEFSEGVFGDDMAMLVLDITG; encoded by the coding sequence ATGGCAAGGGCCCAGGTGGGAATGGAATTGGATTTTAAAAGCCGGTTCGACGAGATCGACCGAGTCGATGGATATTTCCGTCGAGCTCCGGAAGGGATCTGGTGTTTTGAGCTGGATTCTCCTTTGGATACTTCTCTTTCCCTAGAAGAGCAGTGTCGCCGCTTGTACGAAACCGCAAGGCTCACTCATTGCAATGATACCATGGCCCGATTGTATGGGTTCCATACGGCCGGGGAATTAAAGGGTCTTCTTCTTAAAGAAATTATCAGTCCTACCAATCGCCTGAATATTCTAGGGATCGAAGAATTCATTCGTTCCGGTTACAAGACCCATGACGCAGAATCCGAAGAGATAGACAAGAGAGGAAAGAGTCGCTTCTTCCTGAGCACTGCCTTGGGTGTGGTGGAGAACGGTTTTCTTTTGCGTGCGTGGGGAGTGCAGAGGGATGTGACTTCTATTCGCGCGGCGGAGTCCCGCCTCAAAAGGACCATTGCGCTCGAAAGCCTTCTGACCAAACTTTCCCGTAATTTCTTAAGCGTGGAACCGGGGAATACGAACGAGGCAGTGAACTATAGCCTCCAGGAACTAGGAAAGTTCTGCGGAGCGGACCGCGCATTCGTATTTCTATACACTCACGCAGGATTAACAATTTCTAATACGAACGAATGGTGCGCTCCGGATGTAGAACCCAGGATGCATCTTCTGCAAAATCTTCCCATAGAAACCTTTCCTAAGACGGATTACGATACGATCCGAAATAAGGGACATCTGATCTATGAATCCCTGGAAAATATTCCGGACACTCATGTCACTCTTCGCAATTTATTGGAGAGAAGGGGAACTCGTTCCCTTCTCGTAGTTGGTCTTTCTTCTGGAGAAGAAGAATTCGGCTTCGTAGGCTTCGATTCCGTAAAGAATAAGAAGCTCTGGACAGAAGAGGATATCTATATTCTTCGCCTAGTCGGGGATTTGATCGTTCTCGCATTCGATCGAAAGAAAAGAGAAGCGGATCTAAACGATTTCTACGAGAGAATGAACCACGATCTGGAGCTTGCGCGCCTTACGCAGAGATCTCTTGTGTCCAGGGAATTTCCTTCCTCTCCTTTTTATAAAATAGATAGTTATTTTAGGCCTTTCGAAAAAGTGGGAGGGGATATCATCACATATATCCAGCATGAGACTGGAGTGATCGATATTCTCTTCGGAGATGTCTCCGGACATGGGATCTCTTCTGCGATGGTTTCGGGTATGGCGGTGCTTTCCTTCAGACATCATGCTCGGACTGGACTTTCACCTGCGGAAGGAATACAGCAATTCGTTCGGGACCTGAAACCGATGGTAGTAGAGCATCATATTGCTGCAGTCTGGGCCCGCTTCTTCCCCTTGGAAAAAAAGATGGTCTATTCGTATGCAGGTCATCCTCCCATCGTTCTATTCAGAGGAGAAGAGAGACTGGAACTTAAAGGGATGAACCTTCCTCTACTTATCTTCGATTCCATAGAGTATTTCAACGAGTCCATTAAATTAGAAAAAGGTGATAGATTGGTATTCTATTCGGATGGAATGTACGAGGTATTTAATTCCGAGGGAAGGATTTTGGATCTCCCTGGTTTTCAGGATATTTTAGCTCAGCATAAGGAGTTGAACTCCCTAGAAGAATATTTAGATCAGGTCGTCTCGGATGTTTTTGAATTCTCGGAAGGGGTCTTTGGAGACGATATGGCTATGTTAGTTTTGGATATTACAGGGTAG
- a CDS encoding TonB-dependent receptor → MLFLGIVLLSKPSFSQDLPKTESAPIKVVGKTTKANDPENFRKNPSGFQTAIDLNQYTARYTSLPDVLEREAGVRIRRYGGLGSYSTLSLRGTNPNQSRIYIDGVPFNNTQGGEVNLADLPFDNLQSIEVYRSGAPVGFSGSAIGGSVNLVTRTGGGPPKTRVNIGGGSFNTGKGSVTHTGSYGGIGTSLFFLGEKSDQNFSYLNDHGTSLVNPFDDTIDRRRNAQFERTQGMIGLNGEIGNTKIKFWNDLNYRFHGIPGPESNQTLQVHRRYLRNTSTIGTDTKGLLDGLLRIETRAFTTIANDDLFDPKSEFSKGTPNSSAIIHQSGAYLTPTLYLLDYNQIFRLHFGLEKESFDRSRSTPQNIDLKYEPGKFRTYTTVQLEDEIRFFDGKLILTPGVSWDNYRDRFQSDQPWYQRQDPTASPDKTTKFSNPKTGLLWKIIEKENYGLDFKTNASKQNRIPSFLELFGEVGTIIANNSLKPEKSENFDSGFTGSYKDGDLKSSLTVSYFRKRIQDMILFIPNSQFTLRPENVDSARIDGAEVSHKSEYKGWKFLVDYTYQEAINTSAAPYLHGKYLPLRPRHEIGATLAYKSKIWELGFEGVYVGAVFKDRTNEYVNYQPARQIWNAYFTLILYSSPEEENQKQEKAPKELLLSIDLRNMGDKRVQDIVGYPLPGRNWFVTLSARF, encoded by the coding sequence ATCCTCTTTCTGGGGATCGTTTTGCTCTCTAAGCCTAGCTTCTCTCAGGATTTGCCAAAGACGGAATCCGCTCCTATAAAGGTGGTGGGAAAAACTACCAAAGCGAACGATCCGGAGAATTTCAGAAAGAACCCGAGTGGTTTTCAAACGGCGATCGATCTAAATCAATACACTGCACGTTATACTAGTCTTCCCGATGTTTTGGAAAGAGAGGCCGGGGTAAGGATCCGTAGATACGGAGGCCTAGGCTCTTATTCAACTCTTTCCTTAAGAGGGACCAACCCGAACCAGTCCAGGATCTATATCGATGGAGTTCCTTTTAATAATACGCAAGGAGGGGAAGTCAATCTTGCGGATCTTCCCTTCGATAATTTGCAAAGCATAGAAGTGTACAGGAGCGGGGCTCCCGTAGGATTCTCGGGTTCTGCCATCGGTGGCAGTGTGAACCTAGTGACACGCACAGGAGGTGGTCCTCCCAAGACCAGAGTGAATATCGGAGGAGGAAGCTTCAATACAGGAAAGGGGAGCGTAACGCATACGGGAAGCTATGGAGGAATAGGCACCAGTCTCTTCTTCTTGGGCGAAAAATCGGACCAGAATTTTTCTTATCTAAACGATCATGGCACTTCTCTTGTAAATCCTTTCGACGATACCATCGACAGAAGAAGGAACGCTCAGTTTGAAAGGACCCAAGGTATGATCGGACTGAACGGGGAGATCGGAAATACCAAGATCAAATTTTGGAACGATCTGAATTATAGATTTCATGGGATCCCCGGACCGGAAAGCAACCAAACCCTGCAAGTGCATCGCAGGTATCTGAGGAATACTTCTACCATAGGAACGGATACCAAGGGACTTCTGGATGGACTCTTGCGAATAGAGACGCGCGCGTTCACTACGATCGCGAACGATGATCTATTCGATCCTAAGTCCGAGTTCTCGAAAGGAACACCTAACTCTTCTGCGATCATTCATCAATCGGGAGCCTATCTCACTCCTACTTTGTATCTATTGGATTATAACCAGATCTTTCGACTTCATTTCGGTTTGGAGAAGGAAAGCTTCGATCGTTCTAGGAGCACTCCTCAAAATATAGATCTGAAATATGAGCCTGGGAAATTCAGGACCTACACTACTGTTCAATTAGAAGATGAGATCCGTTTCTTCGATGGAAAACTCATCTTGACCCCGGGCGTTTCTTGGGACAATTATAGGGATCGTTTTCAATCGGACCAACCTTGGTACCAAAGACAGGACCCGACTGCTTCTCCGGACAAGACTACTAAGTTCTCGAACCCAAAGACAGGCCTCTTATGGAAGATAATCGAAAAAGAAAATTATGGTCTGGATTTTAAGACCAACGCTTCCAAGCAGAATCGGATCCCAAGCTTCTTGGAATTATTCGGAGAAGTGGGGACCATCATCGCGAACAATTCCTTGAAACCGGAAAAGAGTGAAAACTTCGACTCTGGATTTACGGGAAGCTATAAGGACGGAGATCTGAAATCGAGCCTTACCGTTTCTTATTTCAGGAAAAGGATCCAAGACATGATCCTATTCATACCGAATTCACAGTTCACTCTTCGTCCGGAGAATGTGGACTCTGCACGGATTGACGGAGCGGAGGTCTCTCACAAGTCCGAATACAAGGGTTGGAAATTCTTGGTGGATTATACGTACCAGGAAGCGATCAATACGTCCGCTGCTCCGTACTTGCATGGCAAATATCTGCCTCTTAGACCCAGACATGAGATAGGTGCAACCCTTGCGTATAAGAGCAAGATCTGGGAGCTTGGGTTCGAAGGTGTCTATGTGGGGGCCGTCTTTAAGGACCGGACCAACGAATACGTAAATTACCAGCCTGCACGTCAGATCTGGAATGCATATTTTACTCTGATATTATATTCTTCTCCGGAAGAAGAGAACCAAAAGCAGGAAAAGGCTCCTAAGGAATTACTCCTAAGCATTGATCTGCGGAATATGGGAGATAAACGGGTCCAGGATATCGTAGGGTATCCTTTACCTGGTCGGAATTGGTTTGTTACTCTGAGTGCAAGGTTTTGA
- a CDS encoding LemA family protein, producing the protein MSQGNLFSARRSILILIAGFFLFLTNSCGYNTIQVEDEKVKAAWSEVLNVYQRRADLIPNLVNTVKGYAAQEKEVLTEVTKARASVGSVQATPEVLNNPELFAKFNQAQGQMTSALSRLMVVVEKYPDLKSNQNFLDLQAQLEGTENRIAVARNRYIQAVEEYNVTVRTFPNVITAKIFGYGVKPNFTVENEKEISKPPQVQF; encoded by the coding sequence ATGTCCCAAGGCAATCTTTTCAGCGCTCGTCGCAGTATACTAATTTTAATCGCAGGATTCTTCTTATTCCTAACCAATTCATGTGGATATAATACGATCCAAGTCGAGGATGAGAAAGTAAAGGCAGCTTGGTCCGAGGTACTGAATGTGTACCAAAGAAGGGCCGACCTCATCCCAAACCTGGTCAATACCGTTAAGGGATACGCTGCCCAAGAGAAGGAAGTTTTAACGGAAGTTACAAAGGCCAGAGCGAGCGTAGGCTCCGTGCAGGCCACTCCGGAAGTATTAAATAATCCTGAATTATTTGCAAAGTTCAACCAAGCACAAGGGCAAATGACCTCGGCACTTTCCAGGCTCATGGTAGTGGTGGAAAAATATCCGGATCTAAAATCCAACCAAAACTTTTTGGACTTACAAGCCCAGTTAGAAGGCACAGAGAACCGGATCGCAGTCGCAAGAAATCGTTATATCCAAGCAGTCGAAGAGTATAACGTGACTGTTCGGACATTTCCGAATGTGATCACTGCCAAGATCTTCGGATATGGAGTGAAACCGAATTTCACCGTAGAAAACGAGAAAGAGATCTCCAAGCCTCCTCAAGTCCAGTTCTAA
- a CDS encoding CapA family protein, with protein sequence MKRIAALSSLLGILFLLSESQSLHSVETETLKIKAVGDLVMGTNYPENKLPADPRRTLFTEVEPSLKGADILFANFESTLTDYPHCAKNINRPLIFAFRTPPSYAKILKDVGFDIVSIANNHSLDFHVQGFEDTAKNLSEAGVRFTGKKGAITYMNVKGISIAWIGFSHMESAHNHVNAIEEGVSLVKEAKKKAQLVFISVHGGAEGGPALHVKNEQERFYGEYRGNLVALSHALIDAGADLFIGHGPHLPRAMELYKGKLIAYSLGNFLGYRVFSTKGYGGYSLVLEADLDKKGNFVKGKILPLQLSQNGIPAPDPDAKTVELMQSLTKTDFPGKGPKIQSDGTFFP encoded by the coding sequence ATGAAAAGAATCGCCGCATTATCCTCTCTTCTGGGGATACTATTCCTTCTTTCCGAAAGTCAATCTCTCCATTCCGTTGAAACGGAAACTCTCAAGATCAAAGCTGTGGGAGACTTGGTCATGGGAACAAATTACCCTGAGAACAAGCTTCCTGCGGACCCGAGACGTACCTTATTTACCGAAGTAGAGCCCAGTTTGAAAGGGGCGGATATACTATTCGCAAATTTTGAAAGTACTCTTACTGACTATCCTCATTGCGCTAAGAATATCAATCGTCCTCTTATCTTTGCATTTCGTACTCCTCCATCGTATGCAAAAATCCTAAAGGATGTGGGATTCGATATCGTATCCATTGCGAATAATCACAGTTTGGATTTTCATGTGCAAGGATTCGAGGATACAGCCAAGAATCTTTCCGAAGCAGGAGTTCGATTTACCGGAAAGAAAGGTGCCATCACTTATATGAATGTGAAAGGCATTTCTATCGCATGGATCGGATTCAGTCATATGGAAAGTGCTCATAATCATGTGAATGCGATCGAAGAAGGAGTTTCCTTGGTGAAAGAAGCTAAGAAGAAGGCTCAACTCGTCTTTATATCCGTGCATGGCGGAGCGGAAGGTGGACCAGCTCTTCATGTGAAGAATGAGCAAGAAAGATTCTATGGTGAATATCGAGGAAATCTAGTCGCTCTTTCTCACGCTTTGATCGATGCAGGAGCGGATCTTTTCATAGGCCACGGCCCTCATTTGCCTAGAGCCATGGAATTGTATAAAGGGAAATTGATCGCTTATTCTCTCGGGAACTTTTTGGGCTATAGAGTATTCTCTACCAAAGGATACGGCGGCTATTCCTTAGTTTTGGAAGCCGATCTGGATAAAAAGGGGAATTTCGTAAAAGGAAAGATTTTGCCTTTGCAATTGAGCCAGAACGGGATCCCGGCCCCGGATCCGGATGCAAAGACTGTAGAATTAATGCAATCCTTGACCAAGACGGATTTCCCAGGAAAAGGACCGAAGATCCAGTCGGACGGAACCTTCTTTCCTTAA
- a CDS encoding TPM domain-containing protein, with protein sequence MKRFWFLLLFCLWTAPMFSEPVPIPQLSHRVTDLTGTLTDEEAQSLETKLKEFEKKKGSQVVLLIIPTTGEETIEQYSIRVADEWKIGRKKIADGVIFLVAKDDRKMRFEIGRGLEGAIPDVLSKRIQVEYVRPLFKEGKYYEGIDQGIDRILSLIDGEPLPEPTHTTFQGSASNPDEDSLSNYFWILIGIAIFIGFFLRRLFSPIQAGIATGIAYYVGGFLGLSLEALLPILFIFFIIAWVAYAAAKSSGGGGGGWTSWGSGGGGSWGSSSGGSFGGGGGDFGGGGSSSDW encoded by the coding sequence ATGAAGCGATTTTGGTTTCTTCTACTCTTCTGTCTTTGGACGGCCCCGATGTTCTCGGAGCCTGTTCCGATCCCACAGCTTTCTCATAGGGTCACGGATCTCACCGGTACCTTGACCGATGAAGAAGCCCAATCCCTGGAGACCAAGCTCAAGGAATTCGAGAAGAAGAAGGGAAGCCAAGTCGTACTCCTCATCATTCCTACAACGGGAGAAGAGACCATAGAGCAGTATTCGATTCGGGTCGCCGATGAGTGGAAGATCGGGAGAAAGAAAATTGCGGACGGGGTCATCTTTCTAGTCGCAAAGGACGACAGAAAAATGAGGTTCGAGATAGGCAGAGGCTTAGAGGGAGCCATCCCTGATGTTCTCAGCAAAAGGATCCAGGTAGAATACGTTAGGCCTCTTTTCAAAGAAGGGAAATACTACGAGGGGATCGATCAAGGGATCGATAGGATCCTTTCTCTCATAGACGGAGAACCTCTACCTGAGCCGACCCATACAACCTTTCAGGGCTCCGCTAGCAATCCGGACGAGGATTCTTTAAGCAATTATTTCTGGATACTCATCGGGATCGCGATCTTTATCGGTTTCTTCTTAAGAAGATTGTTCAGCCCTATACAAGCTGGGATCGCAACAGGGATCGCATATTATGTGGGAGGCTTTCTAGGACTTTCCTTAGAAGCGTTACTTCCTATCTTATTCATCTTCTTTATTATAGCCTGGGTGGCTTATGCTGCGGCTAAGAGCTCCGGCGGTGGCGGCGGAGGTTGGACCTCTTGGGGATCCGGCGGAGGTGGGAGCTGGGGATCTTCTTCCGGCGGTTCCTTCGGTGGTGGTGGCGGAGATTTTGGAGGAGGCGGGTCCTCTTCGGACTGGTAA
- the lsa26 gene encoding surface adhesion protein Lsa26, whose product MKRTRSISILFAGIFFLLTSSLSAAGTYSEGWTVAKLIQFESRGLIFDSYEGTIEVTTVDTSENCDDQKDACYTAVKKKVDFSVRPENPDVVNFLTKNLNQEVLLQYRIHRIEPIALSTDFEVIGAQLQDRSAPKDLQDKFVVPKSGSKRNFSVSGHILSLEYKGTMIGTWEGTYLDEVRGKVHPFSITDEEMANYATKTLKYATKYYMGISVAFTTGWRESHYDLFEINFKAPAGALDPTPKPQQ is encoded by the coding sequence ATGAAACGTACTCGATCTATTAGCATTCTCTTTGCGGGAATCTTCTTCTTACTCACATCCTCCTTATCCGCAGCGGGAACTTATTCCGAAGGTTGGACCGTTGCGAAACTGATCCAATTCGAAAGTAGAGGTCTGATCTTTGATTCTTACGAAGGTACGATCGAAGTTACCACAGTAGACACGTCCGAAAATTGCGACGATCAAAAAGACGCTTGTTATACCGCGGTAAAGAAGAAGGTGGATTTCAGCGTTCGCCCCGAGAATCCGGATGTGGTCAACTTCCTCACTAAGAACTTGAACCAAGAAGTGCTTTTGCAGTATAGGATCCATAGAATAGAGCCTATTGCTCTATCCACGGATTTCGAAGTGATAGGAGCTCAACTCCAGGATAGGTCTGCTCCTAAGGATCTACAGGACAAATTCGTAGTTCCAAAATCCGGATCCAAGAGGAATTTCTCCGTATCAGGTCATATTCTAAGTTTGGAATATAAAGGAACCATGATCGGCACTTGGGAAGGGACCTACCTGGACGAAGTAAGAGGAAAAGTGCATCCATTCTCTATCACCGACGAGGAAATGGCGAACTATGCGACCAAGACCTTAAAATACGCGACCAAGTATTATATGGGGATCTCGGTAGCATTCACTACCGGATGGAGAGAATCCCATTACGATCTATTCGAGATCAACTTCAAGGCGCCGGCAGGAGCCTTAGATCCGACCCCTAAACCGCAACAATAA
- a CDS encoding sensor histidine kinase: MFDKLDRLYINSDYLTRIRAKHLFFLNAFLLVSCAIVIVFSVPKFRPGFTLVSFSSALSLILVYNRRYNWAVNITLSSCLLALTIGLVIGIKTDARSYAVAILILLFLYFTDIRKTIFVSLYCLLLLVIEAYWNYMQGEFQSLLFIDRIMLHCMFSCIAILIVRLLYGHAEEKDNLIKEIHHRVRNNMQVLSGLVEMHSIENGDTSKILQEFQRRMLSISEVQNAIYKEQNYNEIVFSEVGAELIARICEKHRIPNLKIQNDMQLIRLNTEKAIPLALIFSELVSNAVIHGSREKNSPEIFVSFERINRTYRLKIQDFGSGFEDWKIWNTPKTIGFTLVQILCKQLRGRFQIQNEKGTQAIVEFDA; the protein is encoded by the coding sequence GTGTTCGATAAATTAGATCGACTGTACATAAATTCGGATTATCTGACCCGTATCCGAGCCAAACATCTTTTCTTCTTGAACGCATTCCTATTGGTTTCCTGTGCGATCGTGATCGTTTTCAGTGTACCTAAATTTCGACCGGGATTCACCCTGGTAAGTTTCTCTTCCGCACTTTCTTTGATCCTTGTGTACAATAGAAGATACAATTGGGCGGTCAATATCACTCTGTCGAGTTGTCTTTTGGCCCTCACCATTGGATTAGTTATTGGGATCAAGACGGACGCGCGCTCGTACGCGGTCGCTATTCTCATTCTTCTATTCTTATATTTTACGGATATCAGAAAGACTATTTTCGTTAGCTTATATTGTCTTCTGCTCCTGGTTATAGAAGCCTATTGGAATTATATGCAAGGGGAATTCCAATCCCTTTTGTTTATCGACAGGATCATGTTGCATTGCATGTTTTCTTGTATAGCGATCCTGATCGTTCGTCTTCTCTATGGGCATGCAGAAGAAAAGGACAATCTGATCAAGGAGATCCACCATCGTGTCCGCAATAATATGCAGGTACTTTCCGGTTTGGTGGAAATGCATAGCATAGAGAACGGAGATACCTCTAAGATCTTGCAAGAATTCCAAAGAAGAATGCTTTCCATCTCCGAGGTGCAGAATGCGATCTATAAGGAACAGAATTATAACGAGATCGTATTCTCCGAAGTAGGCGCAGAGCTGATCGCAAGGATCTGTGAGAAGCACCGTATTCCCAATCTAAAGATCCAAAACGATATGCAACTGATCCGTTTGAATACGGAAAAGGCGATCCCTCTCGCGTTGATCTTTAGCGAGTTAGTTTCTAACGCGGTCATTCATGGTTCCAGAGAGAAGAACAGTCCGGAGATATTCGTTAGCTTTGAAAGAATAAACCGAACGTACAGGCTCAAGATCCAAGACTTCGGAAGCGGTTTCGAGGATTGGAAGATCTGGAATACACCTAAGACGATCGGATTCACTCTGGTCCAGATCCTATGCAAGCAATTGAGAGGAAGGTTCCAGATCCAAAATGAGAAAGGAACCCAGGCAATCGTTGAGTTCGATGCTTAA